From the Roseibium salinum genome, one window contains:
- a CDS encoding CbbQ/NirQ/NorQ/GpvN family protein produces MPSPRLRSKCDGRKCIPGKRGGRRPFYLSQGDECDVFEAAYANGLPVLLKGPTGCGKTRFVAHMAARLGRKLYTVACHDDLAAADLIGRYLLKGGETVWVDGPLTRAVREGAICYLDEVVEARKDVTVVLHPLTDDRRTLPIDRTSEELAAAPGFMLVASYNPGYQNILKTLKPSTRQRFISLEFDFPAPKLETEVVAEESGLDRERVAALVRLAGKLRALKGQDLEEGVSTRLVVYAATLIAQGMPVERAIRAAMIEPLTDDEDVKRGLLDLVTAVFG; encoded by the coding sequence ATGCCGTCGCCGCGGCTGCGGAGTAAATGTGATGGAAGGAAGTGTATCCCTGGCAAGAGGGGCGGCCGACGCCCCTTTTACCTCTCGCAAGGCGACGAGTGCGACGTCTTTGAGGCCGCCTATGCAAACGGCCTGCCGGTCCTGCTGAAAGGCCCGACCGGCTGCGGCAAGACCCGCTTCGTCGCGCATATGGCTGCAAGGCTCGGGCGCAAGCTCTACACGGTCGCCTGCCATGACGATCTCGCCGCGGCGGATCTTATCGGCCGGTACCTCCTCAAGGGCGGCGAAACGGTGTGGGTCGACGGACCCCTGACCCGCGCCGTGCGCGAAGGCGCCATCTGTTACCTCGACGAGGTCGTGGAGGCGCGCAAGGACGTGACCGTGGTTCTGCATCCGCTCACCGATGATCGCAGGACCCTGCCGATCGACCGGACGAGCGAGGAACTGGCGGCCGCGCCCGGCTTCATGCTGGTCGCGTCCTACAACCCCGGCTACCAGAATATCCTGAAGACCCTGAAGCCCTCCACAAGGCAGCGGTTCATCTCCCTGGAATTCGACTTCCCGGCCCCGAAACTGGAAACGGAAGTGGTGGCCGAGGAAAGCGGGCTGGACCGGGAGCGGGTCGCTGCCCTCGTCCGGTTGGCCGGCAAGCTGAGGGCCCTGAAGGGCCAGGATCTGGAAGAAGGCGTCTCTACCCGCCTTGTCGTCTATGCGGCCACGCTGATCGCCCAGGGAATGCCCGTCGAACGGGCCATCCGGGCTGCGATGATCGAGCCGCTGACGGACGACGAGGACGTGAAACGCGGGCTCCTTGATCTTGTCACGGCCGTGTTTGGGTGA
- a CDS encoding cbb3-type cytochrome c oxidase subunit I produces the protein MKYQSQKVALAYFAVALGLFAIQVSGGLLAGWVYVSPNFLSELLPFNIIRMLHTNSLIVWLLLGFMGAAYFLIPEEAEREIHSTKLAYLQLIILVVGTLGVVLTYVFNLFEGNWLLGKEGREFIEQPRWVKVGIVVAALIFLYNITMTVLKGKKTAITNILLLGLWGLALLFLFSFYNPGNLALDKQYWWNVVHLWVEGVWELIMASILAYLMLKLTGVDREVVEKWLYVIVAAALFSGILGTGHHYYWIGTPAYWQWIGSIFSSLEVVPFFGMMAFAFVMVWKGRRDHPNKAALLWSLGCATLAFFGAGVWGFLHTLHGVNYYTHGTQITAAHGHLAFFGAYVSLNLAIISYAVPMLRGRDPYNQVLNMASFWLMAGGMTFMTFVLTFAGTIQTHLQRVNGEYFMGVQDQLALFYWMRFGSGVAVVLGAVLFIYAMAVPRREIIEQGDAVAAAAE, from the coding sequence ATGAAATACCAATCTCAGAAGGTGGCCCTGGCGTATTTCGCCGTCGCCCTGGGCCTTTTCGCCATCCAGGTCTCGGGTGGCCTGCTGGCGGGCTGGGTCTATGTCTCGCCCAACTTCCTCTCCGAGCTCCTGCCGTTCAACATCATCCGGATGCTGCACACCAACAGCCTCATCGTCTGGCTGCTCCTCGGCTTCATGGGCGCGGCCTATTTCCTGATCCCGGAAGAAGCCGAGCGGGAGATCCATTCGACGAAGCTGGCTTATCTCCAGCTGATCATCCTGGTCGTCGGAACGCTGGGCGTGGTGCTGACCTATGTCTTCAACCTGTTTGAAGGCAACTGGCTGCTCGGCAAGGAAGGGCGCGAGTTCATCGAACAGCCCCGCTGGGTGAAGGTCGGCATCGTCGTCGCCGCGCTCATCTTCCTCTACAACATCACCATGACGGTGCTGAAGGGCAAGAAGACCGCGATCACCAACATCCTGCTTCTGGGCCTGTGGGGTCTGGCGCTGCTGTTCCTGTTCAGTTTCTACAATCCCGGCAACCTGGCCCTCGACAAGCAGTACTGGTGGAACGTCGTCCATCTGTGGGTTGAAGGTGTCTGGGAACTGATCATGGCCTCCATTCTCGCCTACCTGATGCTGAAGCTCACCGGCGTCGATCGCGAAGTGGTGGAGAAATGGCTCTACGTCATCGTTGCGGCCGCCCTGTTCTCCGGCATCCTCGGCACCGGCCACCACTATTACTGGATCGGGACACCCGCCTACTGGCAGTGGATCGGTTCGATCTTCTCCTCGCTGGAAGTCGTTCCCTTCTTCGGCATGATGGCCTTCGCCTTCGTCATGGTCTGGAAGGGCCGGCGCGATCATCCCAACAAGGCCGCGCTCCTGTGGTCGCTCGGCTGCGCGACGCTGGCCTTCTTCGGAGCAGGTGTCTGGGGCTTCCTGCACACCCTGCATGGCGTCAACTACTACACCCACGGCACGCAGATCACCGCCGCTCACGGCCACCTGGCCTTCTTCGGCGCCTATGTGTCGCTCAATCTGGCGATCATCAGCTATGCCGTGCCGATGCTGCGCGGCCGTGATCCCTACAACCAGGTGCTCAACATGGCCTCCTTCTGGCTGATGGCCGGCGGCATGACCTTCATGACCTTCGTCTTGACCTTCGCCGGCACCATCCAGACGCATCTGCAGCGCGTCAACGGCGAGTACTTCATGGGCGTCCAGGACCAGCTGGCCCTGTTCTACTGGATGCGCTTCGGGTCCGGTGTCGCGGTTGTTCTCGGCGCGGTGCTGTTCATCTACGCGATGGCGGTCCCCCGGCGTGAAATCATCGAGCAGGGCGATGCCGTCGCCGCGGCTGCGGAGTAA
- a CDS encoding c-type cytochrome has protein sequence MREVMTKSMARNIFYGGSLFFIIIFVGLSIHTHLYIVNTSTDASTLNESVVAGKRVWEDKACVNCHTILGEGAYYAPEVGNVMARWGVLEDPDAAFETLKGWMDSMPTGIPGRRQMPQFHLTDEEIRDLANFLIWTNKINAQGWPPNDAG, from the coding sequence ATGCGCGAAGTCATGACCAAAAGCATGGCCCGAAACATATTTTACGGCGGGTCACTGTTCTTCATCATCATCTTCGTGGGCCTGTCCATCCACACTCACCTGTACATCGTCAATACGTCGACGGATGCCAGCACGCTCAACGAGAGCGTCGTCGCCGGCAAGCGGGTGTGGGAAGACAAGGCCTGCGTCAACTGTCACACGATCCTCGGCGAAGGCGCCTACTACGCCCCCGAGGTCGGCAACGTGATGGCGCGCTGGGGTGTCCTGGAGGATCCGGACGCAGCTTTCGAGACGCTGAAAGGCTGGATGGACTCCATGCCCACAGGCATTCCGGGCCGCCGGCAGATGCCGCAGTTCCACCTCACGGACGAGGAAATCCGGGACCTCGCGAATTTCCTGATCTGGACCAACAAGATCAACGCCCAGGGCTGGCCGCCCAATGACGCCGGCTGA
- a CDS encoding cytochrome D1 domain-containing protein, which produces MIPTRAIRRNALLMSVAFTLGFSALGASAQEKPVDHGNGPAAAYEPSMSTLGQLKVEIPGRKEGDPVITPDEYQNANQIYFERCAGCHGVLRKGATGKPLTTDITRANGYEYLRDFITYGSPAGMPNWGTSGELTEEQVDMMSRYLLLEPASPPEFGMPEMLASWKLIVKPEDRPKEKMNDIDIDNLFSVTLRDTGQIALIDGETYEIHAVIDTGYAVHISRISASGRYLYVIGRDALVNMIDLWMETPATVAQIKVGSEARSVETSKMKGWEDKYAIAGSYWPPQYVIMDGNTLEPLKIKSTRGMIYDEQVFHPEPRVAAIVASHYRPEFIVNVKETGKILLVDYSDIKNLKVTEIEAERFLHDGGFDSTKRYFLTAANARGKVAVIDTKEGALTAILETEGLTPHPGRGANLNHPVHGPVWATSHLGDETIALIGTDPEGHPDQAWKMVQQLYGLGGGSLFVKSHPNSNHLYVDAPLNPDAEISGSVAVFKVDELSQEEPQYEVLPIVEWADITDGQPRVVQGEFDQAGEEIWFSVWNAKDKESAIVIVDDKTLKLKHVIKDERLVTPTGKFNVFNTRADVY; this is translated from the coding sequence ATGATCCCGACACGAGCCATCCGCAGGAATGCGTTGCTGATGAGTGTGGCTTTCACGCTCGGCTTTTCAGCACTCGGCGCTTCTGCCCAGGAAAAGCCAGTGGACCACGGCAACGGTCCGGCGGCAGCCTACGAACCCAGCATGTCGACACTCGGTCAATTGAAGGTCGAGATCCCGGGGCGCAAAGAAGGCGATCCGGTGATAACGCCCGACGAATACCAGAATGCCAACCAGATCTATTTCGAGCGCTGCGCAGGGTGCCACGGCGTGCTGCGCAAGGGGGCGACCGGCAAACCGCTGACGACGGACATCACCCGCGCCAACGGCTACGAATACCTGCGCGACTTCATCACCTACGGGTCTCCGGCCGGGATGCCGAACTGGGGCACGTCGGGCGAACTGACGGAAGAGCAGGTCGATATGATGTCCCGCTACCTCCTTCTGGAACCGGCCTCGCCGCCGGAATTCGGCATGCCGGAAATGCTCGCCAGCTGGAAGCTGATCGTGAAGCCGGAAGACCGCCCGAAGGAGAAGATGAACGACATCGATATCGACAACCTGTTCTCCGTCACCCTGCGCGACACCGGCCAGATTGCCCTGATCGATGGTGAGACCTATGAAATCCACGCGGTGATCGATACCGGTTATGCGGTGCATATATCGCGCATTTCCGCTTCCGGGCGCTATCTCTACGTGATCGGCCGCGACGCCCTGGTGAACATGATCGACCTGTGGATGGAAACACCGGCAACGGTGGCCCAGATCAAGGTCGGCTCCGAGGCGCGCTCGGTCGAAACATCCAAGATGAAGGGCTGGGAAGACAAATACGCGATCGCCGGGTCCTACTGGCCGCCGCAATACGTGATCATGGACGGCAACACGCTCGAACCGCTGAAGATCAAGTCGACACGCGGCATGATCTACGACGAGCAGGTCTTTCACCCCGAACCCCGCGTGGCGGCCATCGTGGCGTCCCACTACAGGCCGGAGTTCATCGTCAACGTGAAGGAAACCGGCAAGATCCTGCTGGTCGACTATTCGGACATCAAGAACCTGAAAGTCACCGAAATCGAGGCCGAACGCTTCCTGCATGACGGCGGGTTCGACAGCACCAAGCGCTACTTCCTCACGGCGGCGAACGCCCGCGGCAAGGTGGCTGTGATCGATACCAAGGAAGGTGCGCTCACCGCGATCCTGGAAACCGAGGGCCTGACACCGCATCCGGGCCGCGGCGCGAACCTCAATCACCCGGTTCACGGTCCGGTGTGGGCAACCTCGCATCTGGGCGATGAAACCATCGCGCTGATCGGCACCGATCCGGAGGGTCATCCCGACCAGGCCTGGAAGATGGTGCAGCAGCTCTACGGATTGGGTGGCGGCTCGCTGTTCGTGAAGTCGCATCCCAACTCCAACCATCTCTACGTTGATGCACCGCTCAACCCCGACGCCGAGATTTCCGGATCAGTCGCCGTGTTCAAGGTGGATGAGCTGAGCCAGGAAGAGCCGCAATACGAGGTCCTGCCGATTGTCGAATGGGCGGACATCACCGACGGGCAGCCGCGCGTCGTTCAGGGCGAATTCGACCAGGCCGGTGAAGAAATCTGGTTCTCGGTCTGGAACGCCAAGGACAAGGAAAGCGCGATCGTCATCGTCGACGACAAGACGCTCAAGCTGAAGCACGTGATCAAGGACGAGCGGCTGGTAACGCCGACCGGCAAGTTCAACGTCTTCAACACTCGCGCCGACGTCTACTGA
- the cobA gene encoding uroporphyrinogen-III C-methyltransferase, with amino-acid sequence MKQAGKVYLIGAGPGDPELLTIRAMRMLQEADVVVHDRLVSPEILSLAPGHAQKIAVGKSANNHPVPQDEINEILAGLAMDGLTVARLKGGDPLIFGRGSEEAAHLLALGISVEYAPGITAAQGAAASSGVPLTHRGLATGVRYVTGHRQANGSLDLDWKGLACEETTLVVYMGVATIGQIAMRLVAEGLSEATPVMAIAHATTPRETRLFSRLGQVAPDIRKAGLDAPVLFVIGKVVTLCREWPALTTDIMMAAAQADAPGKLAHA; translated from the coding sequence ATGAAACAAGCTGGCAAGGTCTATCTGATCGGTGCAGGTCCGGGAGATCCCGAACTGCTGACCATACGGGCAATGCGTATGCTTCAGGAAGCCGACGTGGTGGTCCATGACCGGCTTGTTTCTCCTGAAATCCTGTCATTGGCCCCCGGCCACGCCCAAAAGATCGCCGTCGGCAAGTCTGCCAACAACCATCCCGTACCCCAGGACGAGATCAACGAGATCCTGGCGGGGCTGGCGATGGACGGGCTGACGGTTGCCCGCCTGAAGGGCGGCGACCCACTTATTTTCGGGCGGGGATCGGAAGAGGCCGCCCATCTTCTCGCCCTCGGAATTTCCGTCGAATACGCCCCGGGCATTACCGCCGCGCAAGGCGCGGCCGCGTCCAGCGGCGTGCCGCTGACCCATCGCGGCCTTGCCACGGGCGTGCGCTACGTCACCGGTCACAGGCAGGCGAACGGCAGCCTCGACCTGGACTGGAAGGGCCTCGCCTGCGAAGAGACGACACTGGTGGTCTATATGGGCGTTGCCACCATCGGCCAGATCGCCATGAGGCTGGTGGCGGAGGGGCTCAGCGAAGCGACGCCTGTCATGGCGATCGCCCACGCGACGACACCGCGCGAGACCAGGCTGTTCTCCCGCCTCGGGCAGGTTGCCCCGGACATACGCAAGGCCGGTCTCGATGCACCCGTTCTCTTCGTGATCGGCAAGGTCGTGACGCTGTGCCGGGAGTGGCCGGCCCTGACCACCGACATCATGATGGCCGCGGCGCAAGCCGATGCGCCCGGGAAGCTGGCCCATGCTTAA
- a CDS encoding c-type cytochrome — translation MLKRLAIVVFCLLAIASLAIAEEAGQPEALINLVKQDCGSCHGLTLKGGLGPDIRPAALAHYDIDTLSGVVLDGIPDTAMPPWRPILSEGDARKIAEYLLKGDLK, via the coding sequence ATGCTTAAGCGGCTTGCGATCGTTGTCTTCTGCCTCCTCGCCATTGCCAGTCTGGCGATTGCCGAAGAGGCCGGTCAGCCCGAGGCGCTGATCAACCTCGTGAAGCAGGATTGCGGCTCCTGCCACGGCCTCACGCTGAAGGGCGGGCTCGGCCCCGACATCCGTCCCGCGGCCCTTGCCCATTACGACATCGACACACTCTCCGGCGTGGTTCTGGACGGTATTCCCGACACCGCCATGCCGCCCTGGCGGCCGATTCTCAGCGAGGGCGATGCCCGCAAGATTGCCGAATATCTTCTCAAGGGAGACTTGAAATGA
- a CDS encoding cytochrome D1 domain-containing protein has translation MKWLSGAVLAVLMAGSVQAQTIVATGDLGLVVERASGSLLLVDQSDRSAIGRIEGLGDLSHASLVYSPDQRFAYVFGRDGGLTKVDIAEKRVAKRIVQSGNAIGGAISDDGTLVAVSNYEPGGVRIFDADTLEPVADIPTGSKTIGLVDAPGRRFVFTLWDAGETWIANLSSGAPEITKITGMGSNPYDALITGDGRLYITGLFGEDGLTALDLWDPAPAPIRVLPEYGRGQQELPVYKMPHLEGWARAGKAFVLPAVGHHQVLWIDADSLAETGRTQTHGQPVFAMSRPDGRHVWVNFAHPLNDTIQVIDTLTRKVIHEFKPGPAVLHMEFTSRGHEVWVSVRDAGKVMIYDTRTFEKRGEIEADSPSGIFFTSRAHRTGL, from the coding sequence ATGAAGTGGCTCAGCGGCGCCGTCCTGGCCGTTCTGATGGCCGGGTCCGTTCAGGCGCAGACCATCGTCGCGACAGGCGATCTCGGTCTCGTCGTGGAGCGCGCCTCCGGGTCCCTCCTGCTTGTCGACCAGTCCGACCGGTCCGCGATCGGCCGGATCGAGGGCCTCGGCGACCTCTCCCACGCCAGCCTCGTCTATTCTCCGGATCAGCGCTTCGCCTATGTCTTCGGCCGCGATGGCGGCCTCACCAAGGTCGATATCGCCGAGAAGCGAGTCGCCAAGCGGATCGTCCAGTCGGGCAATGCGATCGGCGGCGCGATTTCCGATGACGGCACGCTGGTGGCCGTATCCAACTACGAACCGGGCGGCGTGCGGATCTTCGACGCGGACACGCTGGAGCCTGTCGCCGACATTCCGACCGGTTCCAAGACGATCGGCCTGGTCGACGCGCCCGGGCGGCGTTTCGTGTTCACGCTCTGGGATGCCGGTGAAACCTGGATCGCGAACCTGTCTTCCGGCGCGCCAGAGATCACGAAAATCACCGGGATGGGCAGCAATCCATACGATGCCCTGATTACCGGCGACGGCCGTCTCTATATCACGGGCCTGTTCGGCGAGGACGGCCTGACGGCCCTCGACCTGTGGGACCCGGCGCCGGCGCCTATTCGCGTGCTGCCCGAATACGGCCGCGGGCAACAGGAACTGCCGGTTTACAAGATGCCGCATCTGGAAGGCTGGGCGCGGGCGGGCAAGGCGTTCGTGCTGCCCGCCGTCGGACATCACCAGGTTCTGTGGATCGACGCCGACAGCCTTGCGGAGACCGGACGCACACAGACCCACGGCCAGCCCGTCTTTGCCATGTCCCGGCCGGACGGGCGCCATGTCTGGGTGAACTTCGCCCATCCGCTCAACGACACCATTCAGGTGATCGACACGCTCACCAGGAAGGTCATCCACGAATTCAAGCCCGGGCCCGCCGTCCTGCACATGGAATTCACCTCGCGCGGGCACGAGGTCTGGGTGTCGGTGCGCGATGCCGGAAAGGTGATGATCTACGACACGCGCACCTTCGAAAAGCGCGGCGAGATCGAGGCCGACAGCCCGTCCGGCATCTTCTTCACCTCCCGGGCGCACAGGACGGGGTTGTGA
- a CDS encoding AsnC family transcriptional regulator, with product MDRAIDPLDLKLLDRWQRDLPLVPRPFAEIGALAGCPEQVVIRRLMSLLEAGKITRVGATCAPNTVSASTLAAVSAPDEAVEAVAEIIGNEPGINHSYLREHHWNLWFVATGPDRDHVSRALERIRAQTGLEVLDLPIVRPFNIDLGFRLNAEAGRSPAPRRPVRLERLQEGDNDLLQALTTGLPICERPYAQLAAKLGRSETEILERIADLHGAGIISRLGVIVRHRALGWRSNAMVVWDIAPERIGAAGPALAAHPGVTLCYERRPVEGVWPYRLYAMIHATSRQMAQDILADAARLPELENAAHHTLFSTRCFKQTGAMISHQVTLSSQGRRQDAPAF from the coding sequence ATGGACCGTGCGATCGATCCTCTTGACCTCAAGCTGCTCGACCGCTGGCAGCGGGACCTGCCGCTTGTCCCGCGTCCGTTCGCGGAAATCGGCGCGCTGGCCGGGTGTCCGGAACAGGTGGTGATCCGCCGGCTGATGTCGCTGCTCGAGGCGGGCAAGATCACACGCGTCGGCGCGACATGCGCGCCCAACACGGTTTCGGCCAGCACGCTGGCTGCCGTGAGCGCACCGGACGAGGCCGTCGAGGCGGTTGCCGAAATCATCGGCAACGAGCCCGGCATCAATCATTCCTACCTCAGGGAACACCACTGGAACCTGTGGTTCGTCGCAACCGGGCCGGATCGTGATCACGTCAGCAGGGCACTGGAGCGTATCAGGGCGCAAACCGGCCTGGAGGTTCTCGACCTGCCCATCGTGCGACCTTTCAATATCGACCTCGGTTTCAGGTTGAACGCAGAAGCAGGCCGGTCGCCAGCGCCCCGGAGGCCGGTCCGCCTGGAGCGCCTGCAGGAGGGTGACAACGACCTTCTGCAGGCGCTGACAACCGGCTTGCCGATTTGCGAGCGCCCGTATGCGCAGCTCGCCGCAAAGCTCGGGCGGAGCGAAACGGAAATCCTGGAGCGGATTGCGGATCTGCACGGTGCGGGGATCATCTCCCGCCTTGGCGTGATCGTCCGCCACCGCGCCCTTGGCTGGCGGTCGAATGCCATGGTGGTCTGGGACATCGCGCCGGAGCGGATCGGCGCCGCGGGCCCGGCCCTGGCAGCGCATCCCGGCGTCACCCTTTGCTACGAGCGCCGTCCGGTGGAAGGCGTCTGGCCCTACCGGCTCTACGCGATGATCCATGCCACGAGCCGGCAAATGGCGCAGGACATTCTTGCGGACGCCGCCCGCCTGCCGGAACTGGAAAACGCCGCGCACCACACGCTGTTTTCCACCCGCTGCTTCAAGCAGACAGGCGCCATGATCTCGCACCAGGTCACCCTGTCCTCGCAAGGGCGCAGACAGGACGCGCCGGCATTTTGA
- a CDS encoding Lrp/AsnC family transcriptional regulator, translating into MTYDLSELDRTLINSLQDDLPLTSHPFAVLADELKVSEQEVVDRIRRLRDDGILTRFGPFFDVEALGGAFCLCAMAVPNERFEEVLTKVNAYPEVAHNYERDHRLNMWFVLATESQDAIAGTVEAIERETGLDVLQFPKEREFFIGFRVDA; encoded by the coding sequence ATGACCTACGACCTATCAGAGCTCGACCGCACGCTGATCAACAGCCTGCAGGACGATCTTCCGCTGACCTCGCACCCGTTTGCGGTGCTGGCGGACGAACTGAAGGTAAGCGAACAGGAAGTGGTCGACCGGATCCGGCGTCTCAGGGATGATGGCATCCTGACGAGGTTCGGCCCGTTTTTCGACGTCGAGGCCCTGGGCGGCGCCTTTTGCCTGTGCGCCATGGCCGTTCCCAACGAGCGGTTCGAGGAGGTCTTAACCAAAGTCAATGCCTACCCGGAAGTTGCGCATAACTATGAACGGGACCACAGGCTGAACATGTGGTTCGTGCTGGCGACGGAAAGCCAGGACGCCATCGCCGGAACCGTGGAGGCAATCGAGCGGGAGACCGGCCTGGACGTTCTCCAGTTTCCGAAAGAGCGCGAGTTTTTCATAGGATTCCGGGTGGATGCATGA
- a CDS encoding AsnC family transcriptional regulator yields the protein MTDPTDRAIIEATQAGLPLVPAPFAVLAETLGISEQEMIERLKRMKAQGIIRRIGAAPNHYRLGLTANGMTVWDVDDAAVDTLGEMVGALPFVTHCYRRPRALPDWPYNLFAMVHGASREEVQAKRQEIAALLGSACRSGDILFSTRILKKTGMRLRRKAG from the coding sequence ATGACCGACCCAACAGACCGGGCCATTATTGAGGCCACGCAAGCGGGATTGCCGCTCGTGCCCGCGCCCTTTGCCGTTCTGGCCGAAACCCTCGGCATCTCCGAACAGGAGATGATCGAGCGCCTGAAGCGCATGAAGGCGCAAGGCATCATTCGCCGGATCGGCGCCGCGCCGAACCACTACCGGCTGGGCCTGACCGCCAACGGCATGACGGTCTGGGATGTCGACGATGCCGCCGTCGACACGCTTGGAGAAATGGTCGGCGCGCTGCCCTTCGTCACACATTGCTACCGCCGCCCCCGGGCGCTTCCCGACTGGCCCTACAACCTGTTTGCCATGGTCCACGGGGCGAGCCGTGAAGAGGTGCAGGCAAAGAGACAGGAAATCGCGGCCCTTCTGGGCAGTGCCTGCCGGAGCGGCGACATCCTGTTTTCCACCCGCATCCTGAAGAAAACTGGAATGCGGCTGCGCAGAAAGGCGGGGTGA
- the nirJ gene encoding heme d1 biosynthesis radical SAM protein NirJ: MFRLSDYMQQIIKPEPVRIRRGSGPVKPVVIWNLTRRCNLKCRHCYTVSANVDFPGELTHDQAMETLEDLGSFGIPALILSGGEPMDRKDLFEIAGRARGLVRMLALSTNGTRLHGEAADRVAETGFDYVGISIDGIGATNDWFRGVEGAYADALRGVRECKARGIKVGLRFTLTEGNCNHLPDLLRLCDDEGVDKFYLSHLVYAGRGDKNRGEDAEHKRSRWAMDLLLERAWAGVNGGQPLDIVTGNNDGDAVYFLNWARKHFGDTKADHVRTHLAAWGGNSSGLGVANIDTQGNVHPDTYWSDYTIGSIKTTPFSELWTGDDPMLAQLRTRPRPLKGRCGACAFQDVCGGNTRIRALQLTGDPWAEDPACYLNDDEIGLDGSARERLAVTPFRGKSHDPVHRFA, from the coding sequence ATGTTTCGCTTGTCGGACTACATGCAGCAGATCATCAAGCCGGAACCGGTGCGCATCCGCAGGGGCAGCGGGCCGGTGAAACCGGTGGTGATCTGGAACCTGACCCGCCGTTGCAACCTCAAATGCCGGCACTGCTACACGGTTTCCGCGAATGTCGACTTTCCGGGCGAGCTCACCCATGACCAGGCCATGGAGACGCTGGAGGATCTCGGCAGTTTCGGCATTCCGGCGCTTATCCTTTCCGGCGGCGAACCCATGGACCGGAAGGACCTTTTCGAGATTGCCGGCCGGGCACGCGGCCTGGTCCGCATGCTGGCGCTTTCCACCAACGGCACCCGCCTGCACGGCGAGGCCGCCGACCGGGTGGCCGAAACCGGCTTCGACTATGTCGGCATTTCCATCGACGGTATCGGCGCGACCAACGACTGGTTCCGCGGCGTGGAAGGAGCCTATGCGGACGCCCTGCGCGGCGTGAGGGAATGCAAGGCGCGCGGCATCAAGGTGGGCTTGCGCTTCACGCTGACCGAGGGCAACTGCAATCACCTGCCGGACCTGCTCAGGCTCTGCGATGACGAAGGCGTCGACAAGTTCTACCTGTCCCATCTGGTCTATGCCGGCCGGGGCGACAAGAACCGCGGCGAGGATGCGGAGCACAAGCGCTCCCGCTGGGCCATGGACCTGCTCCTGGAACGGGCCTGGGCCGGTGTCAACGGCGGGCAGCCGCTGGACATCGTCACCGGCAACAATGACGGCGATGCGGTGTATTTCCTGAACTGGGCGCGGAAGCACTTCGGTGACACGAAGGCCGACCACGTGCGGACGCATCTGGCGGCCTGGGGCGGCAATTCCTCCGGCCTTGGCGTCGCCAATATCGACACCCAGGGCAACGTTCACCCGGATACCTACTGGTCGGACTACACCATCGGCAGCATCAAGACGACGCCGTTCTCCGAGCTCTGGACGGGCGACGATCCGATGCTGGCACAGCTTCGGACCCGGCCGAGACCGCTGAAAGGCCGGTGCGGCGCCTGTGCGTTTCAGGATGTGTGCGGCGGCAATACCCGCATCAGGGCCCTTCAACTGACCGGAGATCCCTGGGCCGAGGATCCCGCCTGTTACCTCAATGACGACGAAATCGGGCTGGACGGAAGCGCCCGCGAGCGCCTGGCCGTCACCCCGTTCCGAGGAAAGAGCCATGATCCGGTTCATCGCTTCGCTTAG